In one window of Spartinivicinus marinus DNA:
- a CDS encoding DNA polymerase III subunit delta', giving the protein MLSFEAKPLPWQLSQWQQLMSQRQQQKLAHAYLLHGMPGVGKLHFAQLFGQLLLCLQPNVNTAAPCQQCKSCLLFNAGFHPDMLQIAPEGTGKPIKVDQIRQLIDFAAKTAQQGGYRVIIIDPADAMNINASNALLKCLEEPGSNTILLLLSEQTSALLATIKSRCQVLAFPLPGLALAKDWLLQQSLPDNDLGKLLVAAHYQPLTALTFHKEQRLKQRQALQACLAAITKGQKTPVAAAQEWLDEDLLCLFDWLVDWLAEMIKWAMAKDATFIKNQDMLKMLSYVSTKAGVTRLYGYYMWLSEQRQRLLGAANQNKQLMLENLFIGWLHLTIH; this is encoded by the coding sequence ATGCTTAGCTTTGAGGCTAAGCCGTTACCCTGGCAGCTATCGCAATGGCAGCAGCTAATGTCCCAGCGTCAGCAACAAAAGCTGGCTCATGCTTATTTACTGCATGGTATGCCTGGGGTAGGGAAACTGCATTTTGCCCAACTATTTGGTCAGTTGCTGCTGTGTTTGCAGCCAAATGTAAACACTGCTGCACCTTGTCAGCAATGCAAATCATGCCTGTTGTTTAATGCAGGTTTTCATCCGGATATGTTGCAGATTGCACCGGAAGGAACTGGCAAGCCTATTAAAGTTGATCAAATCCGGCAGCTGATTGATTTTGCAGCCAAAACCGCCCAGCAGGGTGGCTATCGGGTGATTATTATTGACCCCGCGGATGCCATGAACATCAATGCTAGCAATGCTTTGCTGAAGTGTCTGGAAGAGCCTGGCAGCAATACGATTCTATTGTTACTGAGTGAACAAACCAGTGCGCTGCTGGCAACCATCAAAAGCCGTTGTCAGGTACTGGCATTTCCACTTCCAGGATTAGCGTTAGCGAAAGACTGGCTGCTACAGCAGTCGTTGCCTGACAACGACTTAGGAAAATTATTAGTAGCCGCTCATTACCAGCCCCTGACAGCCTTAACTTTCCACAAGGAGCAGCGGCTGAAGCAACGTCAGGCATTGCAGGCTTGCTTGGCCGCGATTACCAAAGGACAGAAAACCCCTGTGGCTGCTGCTCAAGAATGGCTCGATGAAGATTTACTCTGCCTATTTGACTGGCTGGTAGACTGGTTGGCAGAGATGATTAAGTGGGCGATGGCAAAAGATGCGACATTCATCAAAAATCAGGATATGCTTAAAATGTTGAGTTATGTTTCAACTAAAGCAGGTGTAACTCGACTCTATGGTTATTATATGTGGCTGTCTGAACAGCGTCAGCGGTTGTTGGGTGCGGCAAACCAGAATAAGCAGTTAATGTTAGAAAACCTGTTTATTGGCTGGCTTCATCTAACAATCCATTAG
- a CDS encoding PilZ domain-containing protein, whose protein sequence is MKPPKFGPRNGILSLTIKDKAVLYAAYMPFVGNGGLFIPTNKTYQLGDEVFLLLNLMDEPEKIPVAGKVVWITPKGAQGNRAAGIGVQFNGQDDMARNKIETYLAGALQSDRPTHTM, encoded by the coding sequence ATGAAACCTCCTAAGTTTGGTCCACGAAACGGAATCTTGTCATTAACCATTAAGGATAAAGCAGTGCTCTATGCGGCTTATATGCCCTTTGTGGGGAATGGTGGGCTGTTTATTCCAACTAATAAGACTTATCAGTTAGGCGATGAAGTGTTCTTGCTGCTTAATTTGATGGATGAGCCAGAAAAGATTCCTGTTGCAGGTAAGGTGGTATGGATCACTCCAAAGGGCGCTCAAGGTAACCGTGCTGCAGGTATAGGGGTGCAATTTAACGGTCAGGATGATATGGCTCGAAATAAAATTGAAACCTACCTGGCCGGAGCGCTACAGTCTGATAGACCGACCCATACTATGTAA
- a CDS encoding TatD family hydrolase, which yields MLIDSHCHLDRIDLAPYQGDLSAALQQASSRGVAGFLAIAVDKDNINPVVEIAQLYDNVWASVGIHPLSAAEGSLPAEELISHAIQEKVVAIGETGLDYYYDQHSQAEQLQSFVDHIAVAKQLNKPLVIHTRQAKADTLALLRSEGAEQAGGVLHCFTEDWDMAKQAMDLGFYISISGIVTFKKATNVHEVAKKVPLDRLLVETDSPYLAPVPYRGKTNEPQYVVEVAKCLAELRGESFEELAQQTTKNFFRLFTGAR from the coding sequence ATGTTAATTGACTCACATTGTCATTTAGATCGTATTGATTTAGCGCCTTATCAAGGTGATTTATCAGCTGCTTTGCAACAAGCGAGCAGTCGTGGGGTTGCTGGCTTTTTAGCAATTGCTGTAGATAAGGACAATATCAACCCAGTGGTTGAGATAGCGCAGTTATATGACAATGTCTGGGCCAGTGTAGGTATTCATCCATTATCAGCCGCTGAAGGGTCACTGCCTGCTGAGGAGCTAATCAGCCATGCCATCCAAGAAAAGGTAGTGGCAATTGGAGAAACTGGGCTGGATTATTACTATGATCAACACTCCCAGGCTGAGCAGCTCCAATCATTTGTGGACCATATAGCGGTTGCAAAACAGCTGAACAAGCCGCTGGTCATTCATACTCGCCAAGCCAAAGCAGACACGCTAGCACTTCTGCGTTCAGAAGGGGCTGAGCAAGCAGGTGGTGTTTTACATTGCTTTACCGAAGACTGGGATATGGCCAAGCAAGCCATGGATTTGGGCTTTTACATTTCAATTTCTGGGATTGTGACTTTTAAGAAAGCGACTAATGTCCATGAAGTCGCTAAAAAAGTCCCTCTAGATCGCCTATTAGTGGAAACCGATTCGCCTTATCTGGCACCAGTGCCTTATCGTGGTAAGACCAATGAGCCGCAGTATGTAGTGGAAGTAGCGAAGTGTTTGGCTGAATTACGGGGTGAATCATTTGAGGAGCTAGCTCAGCAAACGACGAAGAATTTTTTCAGGCTGTTTACTGGAGCAAGGTAG
- a CDS encoding acetoacetate--CoA ligase, whose protein sequence is MKDNPIWQPSAERIQQARITQFRQYLEQQQQCSLPDYSALYQWSIENIATFWRSIAEFCQMKFHRPPQQTLTNEQPMQDAQLFTKVRWFQGSTLNYAEHLLSRRDNHPAIISYDESGCRQQLSYAQLFEQVTAVSYQLKAMGVAKGDRVAGMLPNCSEAIIAMLATTSLGAVWSSCSPDFGTHGVVDRFGQIEPKVFIACSGYYYNGKVIDCRPKLKEIQQQLPNVQHTIILQFLEQPLDVSEHSKSTDWAELLATPPADYQLCFESCAFDDPLFILYSSGTTGKPKCIVHGVGGTLLQHLKEHQLHTDITDQDVLFYFTTCGWMMWNWLVSGLASGATLVLYDGSPFHPKPSVLWDMAEREQISVFGTSAKYIAALEKAEVKPAQSHQLAALKAILSTGSPLSHESFDYVYRDIKQDVCLSSISGGTDIISCFALGNPTLPVYRGQLQCRGLGMAVEFYNEAGEATTGEKGELVCKQPFPSMPIGFWQDPDGSKYHKAYFSKFPGIWCHGDYGELTEQGGVIIHGRADAVLNPGGVRIGTAEIYRQVEQVPEVLESIAVGQQWQDDVRVVLFVKLKPGVHLTAQLITTIKKTIREHTSPRHVPAKVLEVADIPRTISGKIVELAVRKVIHSEAVDNTDALANPEALEYFKDRKELLEE, encoded by the coding sequence ATGAAGGACAATCCGATTTGGCAGCCCTCTGCTGAACGTATCCAGCAAGCGAGAATCACCCAGTTTCGTCAATACCTTGAACAACAGCAACAATGCTCCTTACCTGATTACTCTGCCCTATATCAGTGGTCCATTGAAAATATTGCGACCTTTTGGAGGAGTATCGCTGAGTTCTGCCAGATGAAGTTTCATCGCCCCCCTCAGCAAACCTTAACCAATGAACAACCCATGCAGGATGCCCAATTATTTACCAAAGTACGGTGGTTTCAGGGTAGTACCCTTAACTACGCTGAGCATCTACTCAGTCGCCGTGATAACCATCCTGCCATCATTAGCTATGATGAGTCAGGCTGCCGCCAGCAACTCAGCTATGCCCAGCTGTTTGAGCAAGTCACGGCTGTCAGTTATCAGCTCAAAGCCATGGGGGTAGCAAAGGGTGACCGGGTGGCGGGGATGCTACCTAACTGTTCTGAAGCCATTATTGCCATGTTAGCGACAACGAGCTTGGGTGCAGTCTGGTCTTCCTGCTCACCTGACTTTGGTACCCATGGGGTAGTCGATCGGTTTGGCCAGATTGAACCTAAAGTGTTTATTGCCTGCAGCGGTTACTACTACAACGGCAAAGTGATTGACTGCCGCCCCAAGTTGAAGGAAATTCAGCAACAATTACCCAATGTCCAGCACACGATTATTCTTCAATTTTTGGAGCAGCCTCTGGATGTTAGTGAGCATTCTAAGAGCACTGACTGGGCAGAGCTACTGGCAACACCACCGGCCGATTATCAATTATGCTTCGAGTCATGCGCCTTTGATGACCCGCTCTTTATTTTGTATTCATCTGGCACCACGGGAAAACCGAAGTGTATTGTTCACGGTGTAGGTGGCACCCTCCTTCAGCATTTGAAAGAGCATCAATTGCATACTGACATCACTGACCAGGATGTGCTTTTTTATTTCACCACCTGTGGCTGGATGATGTGGAACTGGCTGGTTAGTGGGTTAGCCTCTGGTGCTACCTTGGTGCTTTATGATGGTTCCCCTTTCCACCCTAAGCCCTCTGTGCTGTGGGATATGGCTGAAAGAGAGCAAATTTCTGTGTTTGGTACCAGCGCTAAATATATTGCAGCCCTGGAAAAAGCAGAAGTGAAGCCCGCTCAGTCACATCAACTAGCTGCGCTGAAAGCCATCTTATCCACCGGCTCTCCCCTCAGCCACGAAAGCTTTGATTATGTGTATCGAGATATCAAGCAGGATGTTTGCTTATCTTCTATTTCTGGTGGTACCGATATTATTTCCTGCTTTGCCTTGGGCAATCCTACCCTGCCAGTCTATCGTGGTCAGTTACAATGCCGTGGATTAGGTATGGCTGTGGAGTTTTACAATGAAGCTGGCGAGGCAACCACTGGTGAGAAAGGCGAGCTGGTTTGTAAACAGCCTTTCCCTTCTATGCCTATCGGTTTCTGGCAAGACCCAGATGGCAGCAAATATCACAAAGCCTATTTCAGCAAGTTTCCAGGCATTTGGTGCCATGGGGATTATGGCGAATTAACAGAGCAAGGTGGCGTCATTATCCATGGTCGTGCGGATGCGGTACTGAACCCAGGCGGTGTCCGAATTGGTACTGCCGAAATTTACCGTCAAGTGGAACAAGTGCCAGAAGTATTGGAAAGTATTGCAGTAGGTCAGCAATGGCAGGATGATGTGCGGGTAGTGTTGTTTGTGAAACTCAAACCCGGTGTACACCTCACTGCACAGCTGATCACCACCATAAAAAAAACCATTCGTGAGCACACCTCGCCTCGCCATGTGCCAGCCAAAGTATTGGAGGTCGCTGACATCCCCCGTACTATTAGTGGCAAAATAGTCGAGCTAGCAGTACGAAAGGTGATTCATAGCGAAGCCGTGGATAACACTGATGCTTTAGCTAACCCTGAGGCTTTGGAGTATTTTAAGGATCGGAAAGAGTTGTTAGAAGAGTAA
- a CDS encoding hydroxymethylglutaryl-CoA lyase, giving the protein MLMPKETVRIVEVGPRDGLQNEPTPVSVATRVALIEDLVAAGIRHIECGSFVSPKWVPQMANTAEICQQLKRQPNTIYSTLTPNMKGLEQAIEAKVNEIAVFGAASETFSQKNINCSIADSLQRFASVVTQAKQQGLRVRGYVSCVVGCPYEGSISPAQVAPVVEQLLNLGCDEISLGDTIGIGTPASIKPLLDLVIPITGTGKLAVHFHNTYGQALVNIYQALNQGIRIVDSAIAGLGGCPYAKGASGNVATEDVTYLVESLGFATGLQLPKLIDISQRLCHQLGRDNRSNVAQAMSTTL; this is encoded by the coding sequence CTGCTAATGCCTAAAGAAACTGTCCGTATCGTTGAAGTAGGCCCTCGGGATGGTTTGCAGAACGAGCCAACCCCGGTCTCAGTAGCCACGCGTGTCGCTTTGATTGAAGATCTGGTTGCAGCAGGCATTCGTCACATTGAATGCGGCAGTTTTGTTTCGCCCAAATGGGTGCCTCAGATGGCAAATACTGCTGAGATATGTCAGCAACTTAAGCGCCAACCTAACACGATTTACAGCACCCTCACGCCCAATATGAAAGGTTTGGAGCAAGCCATTGAAGCCAAAGTTAACGAAATTGCCGTGTTTGGCGCAGCCTCAGAAACCTTCTCCCAAAAAAACATCAACTGCTCGATTGCCGACAGTCTGCAGCGCTTTGCTTCGGTGGTTACACAGGCCAAACAACAAGGACTACGAGTGAGAGGCTATGTTTCTTGTGTGGTGGGCTGTCCCTATGAAGGGAGTATCTCACCAGCCCAAGTAGCCCCAGTTGTCGAGCAGCTGCTGAACCTCGGGTGTGATGAAATATCACTGGGTGACACCATCGGTATTGGCACACCAGCATCAATAAAACCATTACTGGATTTGGTAATACCCATTACCGGAACGGGTAAATTAGCGGTTCATTTTCACAATACGTATGGTCAGGCATTGGTCAATATTTACCAAGCCCTGAATCAAGGAATACGAATTGTGGATAGTGCTATCGCCGGGTTAGGAGGCTGTCCCTATGCGAAAGGTGCTAGTGGTAATGTCGCAACTGAAGATGTGACTTATCTGGTTGAGTCATTAGGCTTTGCTACAGGCCTACAGCTGCCTAAGCTGATTGACATTAGTCAGCGGTTATGCCATCAACTAGGGCGCGATAATCGCTCCAATGTGGCCCAAGCGATGAGCACTACTCTTTGA
- a CDS encoding acetyl/propionyl/methylcrotonyl-CoA carboxylase subunit alpha produces the protein MFKRVLIANRGEIACRIIHTAQAMGIQCVAVYSEADRYSRHVQLADQAIWIGPAPSRDSYLNQQAILQAAQQTNAEAIHPGYGFLAENAEFAAACEQTGIRFIGPPANAIRLMGSKQQAKQLMEKAGVPVMPGYHQADQQQATLLNAAKQIGFPVLLKAAAGGGGKGMRVVSAEKEFASAYQSAKREAKASFSDDTLIVEKYLAEARHVEIQVFCDSQGGGVYLFERDCSIQRRHQKIIEEAPAPGLGPSLRQQMGQAALAAAQAIDYVGAGTVEFLLAADGQFYFMEMNTRLQVEHPVTEMITSTDLVAWQLAVASGEPLPVTQSELAIDGHAIEVRLYAEDPQNNFLPATGPILHLEWPAPQPYLRVEHGLTQGDRIGVHYDPMLAKLVTWGETRLQAIQRMEQALDHTTLLGLTHNRAFLLAVLNSQWFVEGLYHTHLLNQQLPHLLEANTDSLQQALVLVTLFQLTPEASQQTSPTCNPWVNQAPWRCNYQAESTFHWLVDQQPMAVHVKWLSDSQREDSQWELTIGADKYHCQGKRQQHQLIAQLNSKMVSATITSTDSQYWLHIEQQDWCIEHPPSLLNNPTAASPHDQALVAPMPGSVVSVLVTPGQQVEQGQPLMVLEAMKMEHTIHAPSAGSVDAIYFKAGDLVSEGTDLLALHVEKASQEEPANA, from the coding sequence ATGTTTAAGCGAGTTCTGATTGCCAACCGAGGAGAAATCGCTTGCCGGATTATTCATACCGCTCAAGCCATGGGTATCCAGTGCGTGGCTGTCTACTCAGAAGCAGACCGTTATAGCCGCCATGTTCAACTCGCGGATCAAGCCATTTGGATTGGCCCAGCCCCCAGCCGAGACAGCTACCTCAATCAACAAGCTATCCTTCAGGCCGCCCAGCAAACCAATGCTGAAGCGATTCACCCTGGCTATGGCTTTCTCGCTGAAAATGCTGAATTTGCGGCTGCTTGTGAGCAAACGGGCATTCGGTTTATTGGTCCACCAGCCAATGCCATTCGCTTAATGGGTTCTAAACAACAAGCCAAGCAGCTGATGGAAAAAGCTGGTGTCCCTGTTATGCCAGGCTACCACCAAGCCGACCAGCAGCAAGCTACCCTACTCAATGCCGCCAAACAAATTGGCTTTCCAGTATTACTGAAAGCAGCGGCTGGTGGTGGTGGCAAAGGGATGCGTGTGGTTAGTGCAGAAAAGGAATTTGCCAGTGCTTATCAGAGTGCTAAGCGAGAAGCCAAAGCCAGCTTTAGCGATGACACCCTGATTGTTGAAAAGTATCTGGCTGAGGCACGCCATGTGGAAATACAAGTATTTTGTGATAGCCAAGGCGGCGGGGTGTATCTATTTGAACGGGATTGCTCTATCCAACGTCGTCACCAAAAAATTATTGAAGAAGCCCCTGCTCCAGGGTTAGGCCCATCGCTCCGACAACAAATGGGCCAGGCAGCATTAGCCGCTGCTCAAGCAATTGACTATGTTGGGGCAGGTACAGTTGAGTTTTTGCTGGCTGCTGATGGTCAATTTTACTTTATGGAAATGAACACCCGGCTCCAGGTAGAACACCCAGTGACCGAAATGATCACCAGCACTGATCTGGTTGCCTGGCAATTAGCAGTGGCTAGTGGCGAGCCTTTACCTGTTACCCAAAGTGAATTAGCTATTGATGGTCATGCCATTGAAGTCAGACTGTACGCTGAGGACCCGCAAAACAATTTTTTACCCGCTACTGGCCCAATACTTCACCTGGAATGGCCAGCGCCTCAGCCCTATTTGCGAGTTGAGCATGGCCTCACTCAAGGGGACAGGATTGGCGTTCACTATGACCCCATGTTAGCCAAACTGGTTACTTGGGGAGAAACCCGGCTTCAAGCCATCCAGCGTATGGAACAGGCCCTGGACCACACGACTCTACTGGGGCTTACCCATAATCGCGCATTTTTGCTGGCAGTCCTAAATAGTCAATGGTTTGTTGAAGGGCTATACCATACTCACCTTCTCAACCAGCAATTGCCTCACTTGCTCGAAGCTAACACGGATTCGCTGCAGCAAGCATTAGTACTGGTCACCCTATTTCAGCTAACCCCCGAAGCCAGTCAACAAACCTCTCCTACCTGCAATCCGTGGGTTAACCAAGCACCCTGGCGTTGTAACTATCAGGCAGAGTCTACTTTTCACTGGCTGGTGGACCAGCAGCCTATGGCCGTTCATGTGAAATGGCTAAGTGATAGTCAACGGGAAGATAGTCAGTGGGAATTAACCATTGGCGCTGACAAATACCATTGCCAGGGTAAACGGCAACAGCATCAACTCATCGCTCAGCTGAATTCAAAAATGGTGAGTGCCACCATTACCTCCACAGACAGCCAATATTGGCTTCATATCGAGCAGCAAGATTGGTGCATAGAGCATCCACCCAGCCTCCTCAATAACCCCACAGCTGCCAGCCCCCATGACCAGGCATTAGTCGCCCCGATGCCAGGCTCGGTTGTTTCGGTACTGGTAACCCCAGGTCAACAGGTGGAGCAAGGACAACCCCTGATGGTGCTGGAAGCGATGAAAATGGAGCACACCATTCATGCCCCTTCTGCGGGATCAGTAGATGCCATTTACTTCAAGGCTGGTGACTTAGTGAGTGAAGGCACCGACTTGCTGGCTTTACATGTGGAAAAAGCCAGCCAAGAGGAGCCTGCTAATGCCTAA
- a CDS encoding enoyl-CoA hydratase/isomerase family protein, which yields MNSVDLSATRFLQVNPLAQGATELVLNRPEVHNAFNDEMIAELQAVFNQLAHDDQVRSLILKANGRHFSAGADLGWMRRMANHSYQDNLQDASELAKMLQALNEFPKPTIAIVQGAAYGGAVGLVACCDMVIATPKAQFCLSEVKLGLVPAVISPYVIQAMGARAARRYFLSAETIDVETAEQLGLVHLVAQPEELPAITDRLCQRYSSNGPEAMKAAKQLIHQVVNMPIGPALTEYTQQLIADIRASAEGKEGLSAFLEKRKPAWQEESQHV from the coding sequence ATGAATTCCGTTGACCTCAGTGCCACTCGCTTTCTTCAAGTCAACCCACTGGCTCAAGGAGCCACTGAGCTAGTACTTAATCGACCAGAAGTGCACAACGCCTTTAATGACGAAATGATTGCAGAGCTGCAGGCGGTATTTAATCAATTAGCCCACGATGACCAAGTACGCTCGCTCATTCTCAAAGCCAATGGCCGCCATTTCAGTGCCGGGGCAGACCTCGGCTGGATGCGCCGAATGGCCAACCACAGCTACCAGGACAACCTGCAAGATGCCAGTGAACTGGCTAAAATGCTGCAAGCCCTCAATGAGTTTCCCAAACCCACAATCGCAATCGTTCAGGGAGCTGCCTATGGTGGTGCAGTTGGCCTAGTCGCTTGCTGCGATATGGTCATTGCCACCCCCAAAGCCCAGTTTTGCTTAAGTGAAGTCAAGTTAGGCCTGGTACCTGCGGTCATCAGTCCTTATGTGATTCAAGCGATGGGGGCACGGGCTGCCCGCCGCTATTTTTTAAGTGCTGAAACTATCGATGTAGAAACTGCAGAGCAACTTGGGTTGGTTCATTTAGTTGCTCAACCGGAAGAGCTGCCAGCTATCACTGACCGGCTCTGCCAACGTTACTCCAGCAATGGCCCTGAAGCCATGAAAGCGGCTAAGCAGCTGATCCATCAAGTGGTTAACATGCCCATAGGGCCTGCCTTAACTGAATACACTCAACAGCTGATTGCGGATATTCGAGCCTCAGCTGAAGGCAAAGAAGGCTTGAGCGCTTTTTTAGAAAAGCGTAAGCCGGCTTGGCAGGAGGAAAGCCAGCATGTTTAA
- a CDS encoding carboxyl transferase domain-containing protein yields MARLKSLLNTDSDDYRANYDAMHQQVVELRHLVAIIKQGGGEAAQAKQKAKGKLLVRERIDLLLDHDSPFLEISQLAGYQVYDEPVPAAGVVAGIGKVQQQLCMIIANDPTVKGGTYYPLTVKKHLRAQTIAAENRLPCIYLVDSGGANLPRQAEVFPDREHFGRIFFNQARMSAAGIPQLAVVMGSCTAGGAYVPAMADESIIVKQQGTIFLAGPPLVKAATGEAVSAEDLGGADVHCRTSGVTDHYAENDDHALALARQSVASFNQSKLTNPPHPIKPPQYSAEELYGVIPTDTRKPFDIKEVICRIIDDSDFTEFKSLYGSTLVCGFARIMGYPVGIVANNGVLFSESALKGTHFIQLCQQRQIPLLFLQNITGFMVGQKYESEGIAKHGAKMVNAVACASVPKLTVIIGGSYGAGNYGMCGRAYDPRLLWMWPNARIGVMGGEQAAGVLTQVKAAAMAKRQQDWPETEQAAFKTEVSTEYDKQAHAYYASARLWDDGVIDPKDTRTVVGLGLAAAYQTNSAVPVSTSNPATTSNAFGIFRM; encoded by the coding sequence ATGGCACGACTAAAGTCCTTGCTGAATACCGATTCAGACGACTATCGAGCAAACTACGATGCAATGCATCAACAGGTGGTGGAGCTACGCCACCTGGTCGCCATCATCAAGCAAGGCGGTGGTGAGGCTGCTCAGGCCAAACAAAAGGCTAAAGGTAAGCTGTTGGTACGAGAGCGAATTGATTTGCTGCTAGACCACGACAGCCCCTTTCTAGAAATAAGCCAACTGGCCGGCTATCAAGTGTATGACGAGCCCGTTCCCGCAGCTGGGGTGGTTGCTGGCATCGGCAAGGTTCAGCAGCAGCTATGTATGATTATTGCCAATGATCCAACGGTAAAAGGCGGTACCTACTATCCACTCACCGTTAAAAAGCATTTGCGAGCCCAAACCATTGCCGCAGAAAACCGGCTGCCTTGTATTTATCTGGTGGATTCCGGTGGTGCCAACCTGCCCCGTCAGGCTGAGGTATTTCCTGATCGCGAACACTTTGGCCGAATCTTTTTTAATCAGGCAAGGATGTCTGCTGCCGGTATTCCCCAATTAGCCGTAGTAATGGGCTCTTGCACCGCAGGTGGCGCTTATGTTCCCGCAATGGCCGATGAAAGCATCATCGTTAAACAGCAAGGGACTATTTTCCTGGCTGGTCCACCACTGGTTAAAGCCGCAACAGGTGAAGCGGTATCCGCAGAAGACCTGGGCGGTGCGGATGTTCATTGCCGTACCTCTGGGGTGACGGACCATTATGCTGAAAATGATGATCATGCGCTGGCTTTAGCCAGGCAATCGGTTGCTTCATTCAATCAGTCAAAATTGACCAACCCTCCCCACCCAATAAAGCCACCTCAATACAGTGCCGAAGAGCTATATGGGGTGATTCCCACCGACACTCGCAAACCCTTTGATATCAAAGAGGTCATTTGCCGGATCATTGATGACTCAGATTTCACTGAGTTCAAGTCCCTGTATGGGAGTACTCTGGTCTGCGGCTTTGCTCGCATTATGGGTTACCCAGTGGGGATTGTTGCAAATAACGGTGTGCTGTTTTCTGAAAGTGCTCTAAAAGGCACTCACTTTATTCAGCTTTGCCAGCAACGGCAGATTCCACTGCTGTTCTTGCAAAACATCACGGGATTTATGGTGGGCCAAAAATATGAGTCAGAAGGCATTGCCAAGCACGGGGCAAAAATGGTCAATGCAGTAGCCTGCGCCAGCGTACCTAAGCTAACCGTCATTATTGGAGGGAGTTACGGTGCAGGAAACTACGGCATGTGCGGCCGTGCTTATGACCCTCGCTTGCTATGGATGTGGCCCAATGCCCGAATTGGCGTAATGGGTGGCGAGCAAGCAGCTGGTGTACTTACTCAGGTGAAAGCGGCTGCCATGGCAAAACGGCAACAGGACTGGCCTGAAACTGAGCAAGCGGCCTTTAAAACAGAAGTCAGCACCGAATATGACAAACAAGCCCACGCTTATTATGCCAGTGCACGCTTATGGGATGACGGCGTCATTGATCCAAAAGACACGCGAACAGTGGTAGGGCTTGGCCTGGCCGCCGCCTACCAGACTAACTCAGCGGTACCTGTTTCAACCTCTAATCCAGCCACAACCAGCAATGCTTTCGGTATTTTCAGAATGTAA
- a CDS encoding isovaleryl-CoA dehydrogenase, with translation MSIVYHSLNFNLGETLDILRQQIHQFAQTKIAPLAADIDRDNAFPNSLWPKLGELGLLGITVDESLGGSGMGYLAHALAMEEISRASASVGLSYGAHSNLCVNQIRRNGTEEQKAKYLPKLISGEHIGALAMSEPGAGSDVVSMQLKAKQEGDHFILNGTKMWITNGPDAHTYVIYAKTAPDKGSKGITAFIVERSTPGFSQAQKLDKLGMRGSNTCELVFDNCKVPAVNILGKLNEGVKVLMSGLDYERVVLAAGPVGIMQACLDIVVPYVHERKQFGQAIGEFQLIQGKLADMYTTLNACRAYLYAVAAACDRGETTRKDAAGVILYCAEKATQMALDAIQILGGNGYINEYPTGRLLRDAKLYEIGAGTSEIRRMLIGRELFEETH, from the coding sequence ATGAGCATCGTGTACCACAGCCTGAATTTTAATCTGGGTGAAACCCTGGATATTCTCCGCCAGCAAATCCATCAATTTGCTCAAACTAAAATTGCTCCTCTCGCCGCGGATATCGATCGCGATAATGCCTTCCCTAACAGTCTTTGGCCCAAACTTGGTGAGCTGGGTCTGCTGGGTATTACTGTTGATGAGTCCCTAGGTGGCAGTGGCATGGGGTATTTAGCCCATGCTTTGGCAATGGAGGAAATTTCCCGAGCGTCTGCTTCAGTGGGACTCAGCTACGGCGCTCACTCCAACCTTTGCGTTAACCAAATTCGACGTAATGGTACGGAAGAGCAAAAAGCGAAATACCTGCCTAAATTAATTTCCGGTGAGCATATTGGCGCCCTAGCCATGAGTGAGCCTGGTGCTGGCTCCGACGTAGTGAGTATGCAGCTCAAAGCCAAGCAGGAAGGTGATCACTTTATTTTAAATGGCACCAAAATGTGGATCACCAACGGCCCTGATGCTCACACCTATGTGATTTACGCAAAAACTGCTCCGGACAAAGGCTCAAAAGGCATCACTGCTTTTATTGTCGAACGAAGCACCCCCGGATTCAGCCAGGCTCAAAAGCTAGATAAGTTAGGGATGCGCGGCTCTAACACCTGTGAGCTGGTATTTGATAATTGCAAAGTGCCTGCTGTTAATATTCTTGGCAAGCTTAACGAAGGCGTTAAGGTATTGATGAGTGGCTTAGACTATGAGCGGGTCGTTTTAGCCGCAGGCCCTGTAGGCATTATGCAGGCTTGCCTGGATATCGTGGTGCCCTATGTTCATGAGCGTAAGCAGTTTGGCCAAGCCATCGGTGAATTTCAGCTGATCCAAGGCAAACTGGCGGATATGTATACCACCCTTAATGCCTGCCGTGCCTATCTTTACGCAGTGGCTGCCGCCTGTGACCGAGGTGAAACCACTCGTAAGGATGCAGCAGGTGTCATTCTTTATTGTGCAGAAAAAGCCACCCAAATGGCTTTAGATGCCATCCAGATTCTCGGTGGCAATGGTTATATCAACGAATACCCCACTGGCCGACTATTACGAGATGCCAAGCTTTATGAGATCGGCGCCGGCACTTCCGAAATCCGGCGGATGCTGATTGGTCGTGAACTGTTTGAAGAAACCCATTAA